The Balearica regulorum gibbericeps isolate bBalReg1 chromosome 12, bBalReg1.pri, whole genome shotgun sequence genome includes a region encoding these proteins:
- the SECISBP2L gene encoding selenocysteine insertion sequence-binding protein 2-like isoform X3, whose product MDKADKVWGAGSALTVNSCGGRGQRRSGAANVKLSAEVEPFIPQKKGPETLMIPMALPNDSGGINGMEPTPIPSYLITCYPFVQENQSNRQFPLYNNDIRWQQPNPNPAGPYLAYPIISAQPPVSTEYTYYQLMPAPCAQVMGFYHPFPAPYSAPFQTANAVNTVTAECTERPNPSGQVFPLSSQRSRSGNRGPVIQKQQQLQTHVKNKRPPVKNVATQKETSSSGPENRSKIVLLVDASQQTDFPSDIANKSLSESASTMLWKSKGRRRRASHPAAESSSEQGASEADIDSDSGYCSPKHGNNQAAAMTSRNTDSCAMNVVEPSINTTGISWTNVNSQATQKKPWIEKTQTFSRGGRQAEQRNSSQSGFRCRDHSTSSERRQNLQKRHEKPLTTSQPSRTEQSPEPLYFEDEDEFPELNSDNGSSKSSNIQQKISPKVLDDLPENSPINIVQTPIPITTSVPKRAKSQKKKALAAALATAQEYSEISMEQKKLQEALSKAAGKKSKTPVQLDLGDMLAALEKQQQAMKARQITNTRPLSYTVGSAAPFHTKESANRKSLTKGQPSMGCLNPLDSTAPKVKRGKEREIAKLKRPTALKKIILKEREEKKGRLSADHSLLGSDEQKEVHINLTADQSQELASQEETGLSMPSDTSLSPASQNSPYCMTPVSQGSPASSGIGSPMASSAITKIHSKRFREYCNQVLSKEIDECVTLLLQELVSFQERIYQKDPMRAKARRRLVMGLREVTKHMKLNKIKCVIISPNCEKIQSKGGLDEALYNVIAMAREQEIPFVFALGRKALGRCVNKLVPVSVVGIFNYSGAEDLFNKLVSLTEEARKAYRDMVAAMEQEQAEEALKNVKKAPHHMGHSRNPSAASAISFCSVISEPISEVNEKEYETNWRNMVETSDGLETSENERESSCKTAVPEKAGNGQIEKATLNKQPPLGTIGTTSATNHGKSAPGDKDEVKPDDNLEWASQQSTETGSLDGSCRDLLNSSMTSTTSTLVPGMLEEEEEEDDDDDDDYAHEPISVEVQLNSRIESWVSETQRTMETLQLGKTLSGAEEDNAEQSEEEEVEASEQADPVTDGEEWTNDKHASNTQHKPTICSSLNQEHTDSIYMP is encoded by the exons aATGTCAAGCTGTCAGCTGAAGTAGAACCATTTATTCCTCAGAAGAAAGGTCCAGAAACACTAATGATCCCAATGGCGCTTCCTAATGACAGTGGAGGAATTAATGGCATGGAACCAACTCCTATCCCTAGCTACCTGATCACTTGCTATCCATTTGTACAGGAAAACCAATCCAATAG ACAGTTTCCATTATACAACAATGACATCAGATGGCAGCAACCCAACCCAAATCCTGCAGGACCATACCTTGCTTATCCTATAATATCTGCACAACCACCTGTTTCTACAGAATATACGTATTATCAGCTGATGCCAGCCCCATGTGCTCAGGTCATGGGTTTCTATCATCCTTTCCCTGCCCCCTATTCTGCACCCTTTCAAACAGCAAATGCTGTAAATACAGTTACTGCAGAATGCACTGAGCGTCCCAACCCATCGGGCCAGGTCTTTCCGTTATCCAGTCAGCGGAGCAGAAGCGGTAACAGGGGACCAGTCATACAAAAA caacagcagttaCAGACGCATGTAAAAAATAAACGTCCTCCAGTGAAAAATGTCGCCACTCAAAAGGAGACTAGTTCATCAGGTCCTGAGAACAGATCAAAGATTGTTTTGTTGGTTGATGCATCACAGCAAACAG ACTTTCCTTCAGATATAGCTAATAAGTCACTTTCTGAGAGCGCATCTACAATGCTTTGGAAATCAAAAGGCAGGCGCAGAAGAGCTTCTCACCCTGCTGCAGAGTCCTCTAGTGAACAGGGTGCAAGTGAAGCAGACATTGACAGTGACAGTGGCTATTGTAGTCCTAAGCATGGCAATAACCAGGCTGCAGCCATGACTTCAAGAAATACAGATTCTTGTGCAATGAAT gttGTAGAACCATCAATAAATACAA CTGGTATAAGTTGGACTAATGTAAATTCCCAGgcaactcaaaaaaaaccatGGATTGAGAAAACTCAGACATTTTCAAGAGGTGGAAGACAAGCTGAGCAAAGAAATAGCTCACAG TCCGGTTTCAGATGCAGAGACCACAGCACATCTTCAGAAAGAAGGCAGAATTTGCAGAAACGACATGAAAAACCTCTAACTACAAGCCAGCCAAGTAGAACAGAGCAGAGTCCTGAACCCCTGTATTTTGAG GATGAAGATGAATTTCCAGAGCTAAATAGTGACAATGGCAGCAGCAAAAGTAGTAACATCCAGCAAAAGATTTCACCCAAAGTA TTGGATGACTTACCAGAGAATTCTCCAATCAATATAGTCCAAACTCCAATTCCCATTACAACCTCTGTACCAAAGCGTGCAAAAAGTCAGAAGAAGAAGGCCTTGGCAGCAGCACTTGCCACAGCTCAAGAGTATTCAGAGATAAGCATGGAACAGAAAAAACTCCAA GAGGCTTTAtcaaaagcagctggaaagaagAGCAAGACCCCTGTTCAGTTAGATTTGGGCGACATGTTAGCAGCtcttgaaaagcagcagcaagcaatGAAAGCTCGTCAGATCACCAACACCAGGCCTCTTTCATACACAG TTGGCAGTGCTGCTCCCTTTCATACCAAAGAATCTGCCAACAGAAAGTCCTTAACAAAGGGACAGCCATCTATGGGTTGCCTTAATCCTTTGGATTCAACTGCCCCAAaagtgaaaagaggaaaagagagagagattgcAAAATTGAAACGCCCTACAGCGCTTAAAAAG attattttgaaagagagagaagagaagaaaggccGTTTATCAGCTGACCATAGCCTTTTGGGATCTGATGAACAGAAAGAGGTTCATATAAACTTGACTGCTGATCAGTCTCAGGAGCTGGCCTCTCAAGAAG AAACTGGACTAAGTATGCCTAGTGATACTTCACTTTCACCAGCAAGTCAGAATTCTCCATACTGCATGACCCCAGTGTCACAAGGTTCACCGGCTAGTTCTGGAATAGGCAGTCCAATGGCATCTTCTGCAATAACCAAAATTCACAGCAAGAGGTTCAGAGA ATACTGTAACCAAGTTCTAAGTAAAGAAATAGATGAGTGTGTGACTCTCTTACTGCAAGAGCTTGTTAGCTTCCAGGAACGGATTTATCAAAAGGATCCCATGAGAGCTAAAGCAAGGAGAAGACTTGTTATGGGGTTGCGTGAGGTTACCAAGCATATGAAACTAAACAAGATCAAGTGCGTAATCATATCTCCCAACTGCGAAAAAATCCAGTCAAAAG GTGGACTAGATGAGGCTCTGTATAACGTAATAGCCATGGCACGGGAACAAGAAATTCCTTTTGTCTTTGCTCTTGGACGTAAAGCTCTTGGCCGTTGTGTGAACAAACTGGTTCCTGTTAGTGTAGTGGGTATCTTCAACTACTCAGGTGCTGAG GACCTATTTAATAAGCTAGTATCACTGACTGAAGAGGCCAGAAAAGCCTACAGAGATATGGTTGCTGCAATGGAACAGGAACAGGCAGAAGAAGCCTTGAAGAATGTCAAGAAGGCACCCCATCATATGGGTCATTCTCGCAACCCCTCTGCAGCAAGTGCTATCTCATTCTGTAGTGTTATTTCTGAACCCATATCTGAAGTGAATGAGAAAGAATACG AAACAAACTGGAGAAATATGGTGGAGACATCTGATGGAttagaaacttctgaaaatgaaagagaatcCTCATGTAAGACTGCAGTACCAGAAAAAGCTGGTAATGGTCAAATTGAGAAAGCTACACTTAATAAACAACCACCTCTGGGTACAATTGGCACTACCTCAGCAACAAATCATGGAAAATCTGCACCAGGTGACAAAGATGAGGTGAAACCAGATGATAATCTGGAATGGGCCTCACAGCAGAGTACAGAAACAGGATCACTGGATGGCAGCTGCCGAGATCTTTTGAATTCCTCCATGACCAGTACCACCAGTACTCTCGTACCAGGAATgctagaggaggaggaggaggaagatgacgatgatgatgatgattatgcCCATGAACCAATTTCTGTAGAGGTTCAGCTTAACAGCAGAATTGAATCTTGGGTTTCAGAGACCCAGAGAACTATGGAGACTCTTCAGCTTGGGAAGACCCTTAGTGGTGCTGAAGAAGACAATGCAGAACaaagtgaagaggaagaagtaGAGGCTTCTGAGCAGGCTGATCCAGTCACTGATGGTGAGGAATGGACAAATGATAAGCATGCAAGTAACACTCAACATAAACCCACCATCTGCAGTTCTTTAAATCAAGAACACACAGATTCCATCTATATGCCGTAA